The following proteins are encoded in a genomic region of Bernardetia sp. MNP-M8:
- a CDS encoding peptidase domain-containing ABC transporter yields the protein MAKFPHIKQRDQMDCGPTCLKMITKYYGKNFSLPFLRENCYIGKQGVSLLGIATAAENIGLRTLAVQIDIETLIEEKPVPFIAHWNQNHFVVVYKITNKKVFVADPASQLLEYTHQEFKKAWIQANGAAKEGQIKEEETGIALLIETTPDFDNQDDVEESKASFGYLLNYLKPYKAIIFQLFLGLLGATLLSLFLPLLTQALVDTGIQQKNLSFVYVVLIAQLLFFLSKNFINLIRSWILLQLSVRLNIQIVSDFLAKMIRLPLPFFESKNLGDILQRMQDNQRIEQFLSGTLLDFIFSLASLFSVGILVVIYSPVIFALFLAGSALYITWILLFLKKRKVLDNKRFALSSSTQSNEVELVQGMAEIKFNNFEKEKRWEWERLQVKRAKLSMQSLRLSQFQQYGGGFINELKNIIITFWAAYEVIQGSMTLGMMMAVQQVLGQMEVPLLQSVNFVQQGQDAKLSLERLAEIHEQKDEDSEDFLIKELPQGENSRDIHLKNVTFRYGTPHSQPAIDDLTLHIPTGKTTAIVGESGSGKTTLLKLLLKYYIPQSGQITVGSLPLTALSSSVWRATIGSVMQEGFIFSESIAKNIALGDERPTQKHLIEATQTANIYEHIQTLPLGFHTKIGQSGEGVSQGQKQRLLIARAVYKDPDYLFFDEATSALDAKNEKVISENLQRFGKSKTQIIIAHRLSTVKNADQIIFLEKGKIREQGTHEELVEKRGMYFNLVKNQLELAG from the coding sequence ATGGCTAAATTTCCTCATATCAAGCAACGTGACCAAATGGATTGTGGTCCTACGTGTTTGAAGATGATTACAAAATATTACGGAAAAAATTTCTCACTACCTTTTTTGAGAGAAAACTGTTATATAGGCAAACAAGGCGTTTCTCTTTTAGGAATTGCTACAGCAGCCGAAAACATTGGACTTCGCACACTTGCTGTTCAAATAGATATTGAAACGCTCATAGAAGAAAAACCTGTTCCTTTTATAGCACACTGGAATCAAAATCATTTTGTTGTGGTCTATAAAATCACAAATAAAAAAGTTTTTGTAGCAGATCCAGCTTCGCAGCTTTTAGAATATACACACCAAGAATTTAAGAAAGCGTGGATTCAGGCCAATGGAGCAGCAAAAGAAGGGCAAATAAAAGAAGAAGAAACTGGAATTGCACTCTTGATAGAAACTACACCAGACTTTGATAATCAAGATGATGTAGAAGAAAGCAAGGCTTCTTTTGGGTATTTATTAAATTATTTAAAGCCTTATAAAGCGATTATTTTTCAATTGTTTTTAGGGCTTTTGGGAGCTACTCTACTTTCGCTTTTCTTACCTTTACTTACTCAAGCCTTAGTAGATACAGGAATTCAGCAGAAAAATCTTTCCTTTGTGTATGTTGTTTTGATAGCTCAACTTTTATTTTTTCTATCCAAAAACTTTATTAATCTTATCAGAAGTTGGATTTTGTTGCAATTGTCTGTACGCCTAAACATACAAATTGTATCTGATTTTTTGGCAAAAATGATTCGATTGCCTTTACCATTTTTTGAATCTAAAAACCTAGGAGATATTCTGCAACGTATGCAAGATAATCAGCGAATTGAACAGTTTTTGAGTGGAACGTTATTAGATTTTATCTTCTCTTTAGCTAGTTTATTCTCTGTTGGTATACTAGTAGTAATTTATAGTCCTGTTATATTTGCACTTTTTTTAGCAGGAAGTGCTTTATATATCACTTGGATTTTGCTTTTTTTAAAGAAAAGAAAAGTTTTAGATAACAAACGCTTTGCACTTTCTTCTTCCACTCAAAGTAACGAGGTAGAACTTGTACAAGGAATGGCAGAAATTAAGTTTAATAATTTTGAGAAAGAAAAACGATGGGAATGGGAACGTTTGCAGGTAAAGAGAGCTAAGTTATCGATGCAAAGTTTACGTCTAAGTCAGTTTCAACAGTATGGAGGAGGTTTTATCAATGAACTCAAAAATATCATTATTACTTTTTGGGCTGCTTATGAAGTAATTCAAGGAAGTATGACACTAGGAATGATGATGGCAGTACAGCAAGTTTTGGGACAAATGGAAGTTCCTTTGCTTCAATCAGTTAATTTTGTACAACAAGGACAAGATGCAAAATTGAGTTTGGAACGTTTGGCAGAAATTCACGAACAAAAAGATGAAGATTCAGAAGATTTTCTTATTAAAGAACTTCCTCAAGGCGAAAACTCAAGAGATATTCATCTTAAAAATGTAACATTCCGATACGGAACACCACACAGCCAACCAGCCATAGACGATTTGACTCTTCATATTCCGACAGGAAAAACGACAGCTATTGTAGGAGAAAGTGGAAGTGGAAAAACGACACTTTTGAAACTGTTATTAAAATATTATATTCCTCAAAGTGGACAAATTACGGTTGGCTCATTGCCCCTGACTGCACTCAGTAGCTCAGTTTGGCGTGCTACTATTGGTTCTGTTATGCAAGAAGGCTTTATTTTTTCGGAAAGTATAGCCAAAAATATTGCTTTAGGCGATGAACGTCCTACACAAAAACATCTTATAGAAGCCACACAGACAGCTAATATTTATGAGCATATCCAAACTTTGCCTTTAGGTTTTCATACCAAAATAGGACAGTCAGGTGAAGGGGTAAGTCAAGGACAAAAGCAACGTTTACTCATTGCTCGGGCTGTATATAAAGATCCCGATTATTTGTTTTTTGATGAAGCTACTTCTGCATTAGATGCCAAAAATGAAAAGGTAATTTCAGAAAATTTACAACGCTTTGGGAAGTCTAAAACACAAATTATTATAGCGCATAGACTAAGCACTGTAAAAAATGCAGACCAAATTATATTCTTAGAAAAAGGAAAAATTAGAGAGCAAGGAACACACGAAGAATTAGTAGAGAAAAGAGGAATGTATTTTAATCTTGTTAAAAATCAGTTGGAATTAGCAGGATAA
- a CDS encoding TlpA disulfide reductase family protein — protein sequence MKYFVFVLLAPFLLACSSEKEKLVKSSFILPSIIYQDTEVSINAIRDSININTDSLFFHIDFFLEDLSVRRGFIKVNEGVGKFTIPSDAAYFFGYFYNLEDSDTIIYERVIYNGRHKPALNSFQNYTTKERLESELSNYPNNIIAYANHVTYLRGQYYKGQISDTLYREKAISYLDSAKAKFNPENASHLSTMAILYSNNKQLKNSQKYILELLNNYPNSNFLHKAMIDYNAAIDYEGEKSSEEYFFDSVMNQISKKYPNSFVGMNHSQGFYNFVSPFYKDRDIIYNNVFWMDNIDSTRIDFLNPSANAYIYLGKYDSAMILADNLLEKSKNNYGRHKNPMLTKQNMKKMGYKQTDGFIADAYALMSDIEVARKNYNKAVYFINTSVFYYRSDTMNQSSNYSITYLLKMKATLYKRLDKYSEALKIYDTLYQNNREIETLDSIKVLFKETEQEKGFESYAKNLKERVENENQETKKLAADFSIKDMSGYEIKLSEWKERVVVLNFWANYCLPCAKEIPYLNKIWRETQTDDIIFLAVTKNTPLEVTRFAQRQKEMFSFSILPNAKELADVYDVNLVPTTIVINKKGEIVHKESGFSGNIDKLKQVVLEELAK from the coding sequence ATGAAATATTTTGTATTTGTTCTTTTGGCACCTTTTCTTTTAGCATGCAGTTCTGAAAAAGAAAAATTAGTTAAATCTTCTTTTATACTGCCAAGTATTATTTACCAAGATACTGAAGTAAGCATCAATGCTATAAGAGACAGTATTAATATTAACACTGACTCATTATTTTTTCACATAGATTTTTTTTTAGAAGATCTTAGTGTAAGAAGAGGTTTTATAAAAGTAAATGAGGGAGTAGGTAAATTTACTATTCCCTCTGATGCAGCTTATTTTTTTGGATATTTCTATAACTTAGAAGATTCAGATACAATTATATACGAACGTGTAATTTATAATGGTAGGCATAAACCTGCTTTAAATTCATTTCAGAACTATACCACAAAAGAGAGGTTAGAGAGTGAATTAAGTAATTATCCTAATAATATTATAGCTTATGCAAATCACGTTACTTACTTACGTGGTCAGTATTATAAAGGACAAATTAGTGATACACTTTATAGAGAGAAAGCAATATCCTACTTAGATAGTGCTAAAGCTAAATTTAATCCAGAAAATGCTTCTCACCTTTCTACCATGGCTATTTTATACTCAAACAATAAACAATTAAAAAACTCTCAAAAGTATATCTTAGAGCTGCTGAATAATTATCCGAACAGTAATTTTTTGCATAAAGCTATGATCGACTATAATGCTGCTATTGATTATGAGGGAGAGAAAAGTAGTGAAGAATATTTCTTTGACTCAGTAATGAACCAGATATCAAAAAAATATCCTAACTCTTTTGTAGGTATGAATCATTCACAAGGTTTTTATAATTTTGTATCTCCATTTTATAAAGATAGAGATATTATATATAATAATGTTTTTTGGATGGATAACATAGACTCTACTAGAATAGACTTTCTTAATCCTAGTGCAAATGCGTATATATATCTAGGAAAGTATGATTCAGCTATGATATTAGCTGACAATCTATTAGAAAAATCTAAAAATAACTATGGAAGACATAAAAATCCGATGCTTACTAAGCAAAACATGAAGAAAATGGGGTATAAACAGACAGATGGATTTATAGCAGATGCTTATGCTCTCATGTCAGATATAGAAGTAGCAAGAAAAAATTATAATAAAGCAGTGTATTTCATAAATACGAGTGTTTTTTATTATAGAAGTGATACAATGAATCAGTCAAGCAATTATTCTATTACCTACCTTCTCAAAATGAAAGCTACTCTTTACAAAAGACTAGATAAGTATTCTGAAGCCTTGAAAATTTATGATACTCTTTATCAAAATAATAGAGAAATAGAAACTTTAGATTCTATTAAAGTTCTTTTCAAGGAAACAGAGCAAGAAAAAGGGTTTGAAAGCTATGCTAAAAATCTAAAAGAAAGGGTAGAAAACGAAAACCAAGAAACAAAAAAACTAGCTGCTGATTTTTCTATCAAAGATATGTCTGGCTACGAAATAAAATTATCGGAATGGAAAGAACGAGTAGTTGTTCTGAATTTTTGGGCAAACTATTGTCTTCCATGTGCAAAAGAAATTCCGTATCTCAATAAGATATGGAGAGAAACCCAAACAGATGATATTATTTTCTTAGCTGTTACAAAGAATACACCTCTTGAAGTAACACGTTTTGCACAGCGACAAAAAGAAATGTTTAGCTTTTCTATCCTTCCAAATGCAAAAGAATTAGCTGATGTGTATGATGTAAATCTAGTTCCTACAACTATTGTTATCAATAAAAAAGGCGAAATTGTGCATAAAGAAAGTGGCTTTAGTGGAAATATAGACAAACTCAAACAGGTAGTTTTGGAAGAGTTAGCTAAATAG
- a CDS encoding metal-dependent hydrolase produces MDSLTQIVLGAAVGELIAGRKIGNQAMLWGAVAGTIPDLDVLANPFLDIVQELRWHRSLMHSVLFAVIIAPLLGWLFNFLGTKYKLKFLSEMSFWRWTHLFFWGMITHSWLDMFTTWGTKIFYPFSDYGYATKTVFVIDFFYTIPFLILLLWARFLPAFKGNSYGNSYNKKRAFLVWFGVGMSSFYLLMGVINQQRVNSVFEENLKAQNIDYLRYDTKTTPLNILLWNNIVETEDGYYSGYYSVLDENKSVNYNYFDKNWQLLDPLKDNEKVKQLLEVPQGYYTVKTRTENGKKIYQINDLRFGQLDGWQNGDGDFVFTYLITEDENGNLSFEQKRNNYAEGFELVGQLFGRALGN; encoded by the coding sequence ATGGATTCACTTACACAAATTGTATTAGGAGCAGCCGTTGGCGAACTTATCGCAGGGCGCAAAATTGGAAATCAAGCTATGCTTTGGGGCGCAGTTGCAGGAACAATTCCAGACTTAGATGTTTTGGCAAATCCTTTTTTGGATATTGTACAAGAATTGCGTTGGCATCGTAGTTTGATGCACTCTGTGTTGTTTGCTGTTATTATTGCGCCACTTTTGGGTTGGCTTTTTAATTTTCTGGGAACAAAATACAAACTCAAATTTCTATCAGAAATGAGTTTTTGGAGATGGACACATTTGTTTTTTTGGGGAATGATTACGCATTCTTGGCTAGATATGTTTACTACTTGGGGAACAAAGATTTTCTATCCTTTTTCAGATTATGGTTATGCTACCAAAACCGTTTTTGTCATTGATTTTTTCTATACGATTCCTTTTTTGATTTTGCTTCTTTGGGCAAGGTTTTTACCTGCTTTTAAAGGAAATTCTTATGGTAATTCATATAATAAAAAACGTGCTTTTTTGGTTTGGTTTGGCGTAGGAATGTCTTCTTTTTATTTATTAATGGGAGTGATTAATCAGCAGCGAGTAAATTCTGTTTTTGAAGAAAATCTAAAAGCACAAAATATTGATTATCTGCGTTACGATACCAAAACTACACCGTTGAATATTTTACTTTGGAATAATATTGTAGAAACAGAAGACGGTTATTATAGTGGTTATTATTCTGTTTTAGATGAAAACAAATCAGTAAATTACAATTATTTTGATAAAAATTGGCAGCTTTTAGACCCATTAAAAGACAATGAAAAAGTAAAACAGCTTTTAGAAGTTCCACAAGGATATTACACAGTAAAAACAAGAACAGAAAATGGAAAGAAAATTTATCAAATAAATGACCTTCGTTTTGGACAATTAGACGGCTGGCAGAATGGAGATGGCGATTTTGTCTTTACGTATCTGATTACAGAAGATGAAAACGGTAATTTATCTTTTGAGCAAAAAAGAAATAATTATGCAGAAGGTTTTGAGCTTGTAGGGCAACTTTTTGGAAGAGCTTTAGGAAATTAG
- the fahA gene encoding fumarylacetoacetase, translating to MSAHTFKANNPALKSFVEIAKDSDFPIQNLPFGIFSTDNQDARVGVRIGDFVLDLAELSDSNLLNDLDFDHSVFYENVLNPFIELGQENWRATREKISELLQTGSDLEKQKDKVLVPVANVTMHMPVQVGDYTDFYSSIEHATNLGKLFRPNAEALMPNWKHIPVGYHGRASSIVISGTEIHRPKGQIKPNENEPPIFSPCRTLDFELEMAFIVGKSTKLGESVTIDTAEDHIFGMVVFNDWSARDIQKWEYVPLGPFLGKSFASSISPWIVTLDALEPFRVESPKQDPEVLDYLKYTGKHNFNISLEVDFIPENGEATTISHSSFKYLYWNMAQQLTHHTVNGCNINVGDMCASGTISGKDENSYGSLIEITQGGKKTLTLKGGEERKFIQDNDSIVMRGFCQNDSVRIGFGEVSGKILPAK from the coding sequence ATGTCAGCACACACATTCAAAGCTAACAATCCAGCCTTAAAATCTTTTGTAGAAATTGCAAAAGATTCAGACTTTCCAATTCAAAACTTACCATTTGGTATTTTTTCTACTGACAACCAAGATGCTCGTGTAGGCGTTCGTATCGGAGATTTTGTATTAGATTTAGCAGAACTTTCTGACTCAAATTTATTAAATGATTTAGATTTTGACCATAGCGTTTTTTATGAGAACGTTCTTAATCCTTTTATAGAATTAGGTCAAGAAAATTGGAGAGCTACACGAGAAAAAATCTCAGAATTATTACAAACTGGTTCTGATTTAGAGAAGCAAAAAGACAAAGTTCTCGTTCCTGTAGCAAACGTAACAATGCACATGCCTGTACAAGTAGGCGATTATACTGATTTTTATTCTAGCATCGAACACGCTACTAACTTAGGAAAACTTTTTAGACCAAATGCAGAGGCACTTATGCCAAACTGGAAACATATTCCTGTTGGTTATCATGGTCGTGCTTCTTCTATTGTTATTTCAGGTACAGAAATTCATAGACCAAAAGGACAAATAAAACCAAATGAGAACGAGCCACCTATTTTTTCGCCTTGTAGAACATTAGATTTCGAATTAGAAATGGCTTTCATTGTTGGTAAGTCTACAAAATTGGGTGAATCTGTAACGATTGACACAGCAGAAGACCATATTTTTGGAATGGTTGTCTTTAATGATTGGTCGGCTAGAGATATTCAAAAATGGGAATATGTGCCATTAGGACCTTTCTTGGGCAAAAGTTTTGCCTCTTCTATTTCACCTTGGATAGTTACGCTTGATGCTTTAGAGCCGTTTAGAGTAGAAAGTCCAAAGCAAGACCCAGAAGTTTTGGATTATTTGAAATACACAGGAAAACATAATTTTAATATTAGTTTAGAAGTAGATTTTATTCCTGAAAATGGAGAAGCGACTACAATTAGTCACTCAAGTTTCAAATATTTGTACTGGAATATGGCGCAGCAACTTACACACCATACCGTAAATGGTTGTAATATCAATGTTGGTGATATGTGTGCTTCGGGAACAATTAGTGGAAAAGATGAAAATTCGTATGGTTCACTTATCGAAATTACACAAGGAGGCAAAAAAACACTTACATTGAAAGGTGGAGAAGAGCGCAAATTTATTCAAGATAATGATTCAATTGTAATGCGTGGTTTTTGTCAGAATGATTCTGTAAGAATTGGTTTTGGAGAAGTTAGTGGAAAAATTCTTCCTGCTAAATAA
- the mutS gene encoding DNA mismatch repair protein MutS has product MARPSKSTSKTSTTDTKKTKQTPLMKQYNQIKAKHPDAILLFRVGDFYETFGEDAVRAAKILDITLTKRANGAASEIALAGFPHHSLDNYLPKLVRAGLRVAICDQLEDPKLAKGIVKRGVTELVTPGLVLGDNVLENKKNNYLASIYFYKNKKYEAVGAAFLDLSTGEFLVAEGEYNYIEQLLERFAPSEIIYSKSNKKEFETQVVRQGSNFSQFAIEEWIYTTNFAYEKLTKHFGTASLKGFGIESLHAATIAAGAVLYYLETTEHHEKNHIISLSRVEQDKYVWLDSFTTRNLELLVPMHGNGSSLIEILDKTVTPMGARLLRKWVAFPLKDAKPIQNRLRNVAVLVEKDALQGELRSYLKEVGDLERLISKVAVGRISPKELVKLRDSLEAIPTIKDILLKSKTNELEAIGEKIVLNTDILKKLQDELEDNPPLAVQQGTTIKRGVHKELDELRDISSSAKEFLEKVRQREIVATGITSLKISFNKVFGYYIEVSNAHKTKVPSAWIRKQTLVNAERYITPELKEWEEKIITAEEKIASIEYTLYHNLVSEVAQYVKVIQQNAKFLSMLDALCGLAEVAMQNNYSLPEITDDNILEIREGKHPVIEKLLPLGEQYVPNDVIMNPESEQIFIITGPNMAGKSALLRQTALIVLMAQIGSFVPAKSAKIGVVDKVFTRVGASDNIAKGESTFMVEMSETASILNNLSDRSLVLMDEIGRGTSTYDGISIAWAIVEYLHTLPNAKPKTLFATHYHELNELKNDFDRIKNYNVSVKEVGGKIIFLRKLKEGGSEHSFGINVASLAGMPKKVVLRASEMMHHFETNKFKDKDKETLQSAPKNTFYENQGSLFGSQADPALEKLKDELLALDINRLSPVEALLKLNEFKIRVGK; this is encoded by the coding sequence ATGGCTAGACCTTCAAAATCAACTTCAAAAACCAGCACTACCGATACAAAGAAAACAAAACAAACGCCTTTGATGAAACAGTACAATCAAATCAAGGCAAAACACCCAGATGCTATTTTGCTTTTTCGTGTTGGTGATTTTTACGAAACTTTTGGAGAAGATGCTGTTCGTGCTGCCAAAATTTTAGATATTACCCTTACAAAACGTGCCAATGGAGCAGCTTCTGAGATTGCACTGGCTGGTTTTCCTCATCATTCTTTAGATAATTATTTGCCTAAACTGGTTCGTGCAGGACTTCGTGTGGCTATTTGTGACCAACTAGAAGACCCAAAACTAGCAAAAGGAATTGTAAAACGAGGCGTTACCGAGCTGGTAACTCCGGGATTAGTTTTAGGAGATAATGTTTTGGAGAACAAGAAAAATAATTATTTAGCTTCTATTTATTTCTATAAAAATAAAAAATATGAAGCTGTTGGTGCTGCTTTTTTAGATTTATCAACAGGAGAGTTTTTGGTAGCAGAAGGAGAATACAATTATATCGAACAACTTTTAGAGCGTTTTGCGCCTTCTGAAATTATTTATAGCAAATCGAATAAAAAAGAATTTGAAACGCAGGTAGTTCGTCAAGGAAGTAATTTTTCACAGTTTGCCATCGAAGAGTGGATTTATACGACTAATTTTGCCTATGAAAAACTTACAAAACATTTCGGAACGGCATCTCTAAAAGGTTTTGGAATTGAATCTCTACATGCTGCTACCATTGCAGCAGGAGCAGTTTTGTATTATTTGGAAACGACAGAACACCACGAAAAAAATCATATTATTTCTCTAAGCCGAGTGGAACAAGACAAATATGTTTGGTTAGATTCTTTCACAACTCGCAATTTGGAATTACTTGTTCCAATGCATGGAAATGGAAGTTCTTTAATTGAAATTTTGGATAAAACGGTTACTCCAATGGGTGCAAGACTACTTAGAAAATGGGTAGCTTTTCCATTAAAAGATGCAAAACCAATTCAAAATCGACTTCGAAATGTAGCTGTTTTGGTAGAAAAAGATGCTCTACAAGGTGAGTTGCGTTCGTATTTGAAGGAAGTAGGCGATTTAGAACGCTTGATTTCAAAAGTTGCAGTAGGAAGAATTAGTCCAAAAGAATTAGTGAAACTTCGTGATTCTTTAGAAGCAATTCCGACAATTAAAGATATTTTATTAAAGAGTAAAACCAATGAATTAGAAGCCATTGGAGAAAAAATTGTCTTGAATACTGATATTCTCAAGAAATTACAAGACGAGTTAGAAGACAATCCACCACTTGCTGTTCAGCAAGGAACGACTATAAAAAGAGGAGTTCATAAAGAGCTTGACGAACTGCGTGATATTTCTAGTTCGGCAAAAGAATTTTTAGAAAAAGTACGTCAGAGAGAAATTGTAGCTACTGGAATTACATCTTTAAAAATTAGTTTCAATAAGGTTTTTGGTTATTATATTGAGGTCAGTAATGCTCACAAAACTAAAGTTCCATCAGCTTGGATTCGTAAACAAACGCTTGTCAATGCAGAGCGTTACATTACGCCAGAACTCAAAGAATGGGAAGAAAAAATTATTACAGCAGAGGAAAAAATCGCCAGCATTGAGTACACACTTTATCATAATTTGGTTTCGGAAGTGGCGCAATATGTAAAGGTTATTCAGCAAAATGCAAAGTTTTTATCGATGCTTGATGCCCTTTGTGGATTGGCAGAAGTGGCAATGCAAAATAATTATTCCTTGCCTGAAATTACAGATGATAATATTTTAGAAATTAGAGAAGGAAAGCACCCAGTTATTGAAAAATTATTACCTCTTGGAGAGCAATATGTTCCAAATGATGTAATTATGAATCCTGAAAGTGAACAGATTTTTATCATAACGGGACCTAATATGGCAGGAAAATCTGCACTTTTACGTCAAACTGCTTTGATTGTCTTGATGGCTCAAATTGGAAGTTTTGTTCCTGCCAAAAGTGCTAAAATTGGTGTTGTTGATAAGGTTTTTACTAGAGTTGGAGCTTCGGATAATATTGCAAAAGGAGAATCTACTTTTATGGTAGAAATGTCTGAAACGGCTAGTATTCTGAATAATTTGAGTGATAGAAGTCTTGTTTTGATGGACGAAATAGGACGAGGAACAAGTACATACGATGGAATTTCGATTGCGTGGGCGATTGTAGAATATTTACACACTTTACCCAATGCAAAACCAAAAACGCTTTTTGCAACGCATTATCACGAACTCAACGAACTTAAAAATGATTTTGATAGAATAAAAAATTACAATGTTTCGGTAAAAGAAGTAGGAGGGAAAATTATTTTCCTTAGAAAGCTAAAAGAAGGAGGCAGTGAACACAGTTTTGGAATAAATGTAGCTTCACTTGCAGGAATGCCAAAAAAGGTAGTTCTGAGAGCATCTGAAATGATGCATCATTTTGAAACCAATAAATTCAAAGATAAGGACAAAGAAACGCTACAATCTGCACCTAAAAATACATTTTATGAAAATCAAGGTTCACTTTTTGGAAGTCAAGCCGACCCAGCTTTAGAAAAACTAAAAGATGAATTATTAGCTCTTGACATCAATCGTCTGTCGCCTGTGGAAGCACTTTTGAAATTGAATGAGTTTAAAATTAGAGTTGGGAAATAG